One window from the genome of Candidatus Didemnitutus sp. encodes:
- a CDS encoding ribosome-binding factor A: MSNRLLRVNELLQREVSAYLRKRYTSEATRLTISGADVTGDLREAKIYYSVVGSDPDEIAKMGRWLRSKLTEIRGMVAKNVVMRHVPTLTFHHDASGERAVRIETLLDEIDKQGKKPE; this comes from the coding sequence ATGAGCAACCGACTTCTCCGCGTCAACGAGCTCCTCCAGCGCGAGGTCAGCGCCTACCTGCGCAAGCGCTACACCAGCGAGGCCACGCGCCTGACGATCTCCGGCGCCGACGTCACCGGCGACCTGCGCGAGGCGAAAATCTACTACTCGGTTGTCGGATCAGATCCGGACGAGATCGCGAAGATGGGCCGCTGGCTCCGCTCGAAACTCACCGAGATCCGTGGCATGGTCGCAAAGAACGTCGTCATGCGCCACGTGCCGACGCTGACGTTCCACCACGACGCCTCCGGCGAGCGCGCCGTGCGCATCGAGACGCTGCTCGACGAGATCGACAAGCAAGGCAAGAAGCCCGAATGA
- the infB gene encoding translation initiation factor IF-2, whose protein sequence is MSARIHEIAKQYGVEPKEMLSWLKEQAFVSADTKSVSSTVSKIYYDEIEKVWGGHKAATEAAPAAPAEDAAPAPDAPAQVKLPAGVFVKSAQDVAREKEEAAKAAAAAKAAAAAAANPPPPVAPAPVAAPVHVAPAAPAPKAPPPVVAPPVFKAAPTPPPIAPRAYTPAPAPVSAPKPAPTPAPVVPAPVAKAAPLPPPPAPVAKAPSMPPPPPAPAPRPVSSPAMPPPPPTFKAPPAPPAAPTVSSVTVTEEGGVKIIHLKPPIIVRDFAVALGLKPFKLISELMEMSIFASMNQSIDEAVANKLAEKHGFLLDIKHRGEQPQVSPAVKKEEEKKSREEKAREEDIKNLAPRPPVVVIMGHVDHGKTSLLDAIRKANVAAGEFGGITQHIGAYQIEHNGKKITFLDTPGHAAFSAMRARGANVTDIAVLVVAADDGFMPQTDEALKHAQNAKVSLMVAVNKMDMKGANLDRVKGQMQERNIAPEDWGGDIITVPVAAIKNQGITELLDYILLNAEVLDLKANPKAEASGVIIESEVEVGRGPVATVIVQRGTLRVGDAIVCGPHWCKVRAMFDDAGANVKEAPPSAPVRVIGWSGTPDSGTKFVAVKNAREAEKMAEDAEHQLKKEAVTAAAAPKDTSLDALFANIAATQEKVLKVVLKSDVYGSVEAVRNVLEGIKSAKVKLDIVASDVGIVTKNDVLMASAAKAVIIGFNTKQENGVTPLAKHHGVTIEHFNIIYELGDRVKEMMADLLEPDLKENKLGVAEVRQVFPISHGFVAGCLVTEGKINRNISARVRRGKESVFEGKVGTLRRFKDDANEVRAGLECGIRLDGYDGYQPGDKIECFEIQKVRASL, encoded by the coding sequence ATGAGCGCCCGCATTCACGAGATCGCCAAGCAATACGGAGTTGAGCCCAAGGAGATGCTTTCCTGGCTCAAGGAGCAGGCCTTCGTCTCGGCGGACACCAAGTCGGTCTCCAGCACCGTCAGCAAGATCTACTACGACGAGATCGAGAAGGTGTGGGGCGGTCACAAAGCCGCCACCGAGGCCGCGCCCGCCGCTCCGGCGGAAGACGCCGCACCCGCTCCCGATGCTCCCGCGCAAGTGAAGCTTCCCGCCGGCGTCTTCGTGAAGTCCGCGCAGGACGTCGCACGCGAAAAGGAAGAGGCCGCCAAAGCCGCCGCCGCCGCGAAGGCTGCCGCCGCCGCCGCAGCCAATCCTCCTCCGCCGGTCGCACCTGCGCCCGTCGCGGCTCCGGTGCACGTGGCGCCTGCTGCGCCCGCGCCGAAAGCGCCGCCACCGGTCGTCGCCCCGCCAGTTTTCAAGGCTGCACCCACGCCGCCGCCGATTGCGCCGCGTGCTTACACCCCGGCTCCCGCGCCCGTCTCCGCGCCCAAGCCCGCTCCGACGCCCGCGCCGGTTGTTCCGGCGCCGGTCGCCAAGGCTGCGCCGTTGCCGCCTCCGCCTGCGCCGGTCGCCAAGGCTCCCAGCATGCCGCCGCCCCCGCCGGCTCCGGCACCGCGCCCGGTCTCCTCGCCGGCGATGCCGCCTCCTCCGCCGACCTTCAAGGCCCCGCCGGCTCCTCCGGCCGCGCCCACCGTCTCGTCCGTCACTGTGACCGAAGAGGGCGGCGTGAAGATCATCCATCTCAAGCCGCCGATCATCGTGCGCGACTTCGCGGTCGCGCTCGGCCTCAAGCCGTTCAAGTTGATCTCCGAGCTGATGGAGATGAGCATCTTCGCGTCGATGAATCAGTCGATCGACGAAGCGGTGGCCAACAAGCTCGCCGAGAAGCACGGCTTCCTCCTCGACATCAAGCACCGCGGCGAACAGCCGCAGGTCAGCCCGGCGGTGAAGAAGGAAGAGGAGAAAAAGTCGCGCGAGGAAAAGGCGCGCGAAGAGGACATCAAGAATCTCGCGCCGCGTCCGCCGGTCGTGGTCATCATGGGCCACGTCGACCACGGCAAGACCTCGCTGCTCGACGCCATCCGCAAGGCCAACGTCGCCGCCGGCGAGTTCGGCGGCATCACCCAGCACATCGGTGCCTACCAGATCGAGCACAACGGCAAGAAGATCACCTTCCTCGACACGCCCGGCCACGCGGCTTTCTCGGCCATGCGCGCGCGCGGCGCAAATGTCACCGACATCGCGGTGCTCGTCGTCGCGGCCGATGACGGCTTCATGCCGCAGACGGACGAAGCGTTGAAGCACGCCCAGAACGCCAAGGTTTCCCTCATGGTCGCCGTCAACAAGATGGACATGAAGGGCGCGAACCTCGATCGCGTGAAAGGGCAGATGCAGGAACGCAACATCGCGCCCGAAGATTGGGGCGGCGACATCATCACCGTGCCGGTGGCGGCGATCAAGAATCAGGGCATCACCGAGCTCCTCGACTACATTCTCCTCAACGCCGAAGTCCTCGACCTGAAGGCCAACCCGAAGGCCGAGGCCAGCGGCGTGATCATCGAGTCCGAGGTCGAAGTCGGCCGCGGCCCCGTGGCCACGGTCATTGTCCAGCGCGGCACGCTCCGTGTCGGCGACGCCATTGTGTGCGGTCCGCACTGGTGCAAGGTCCGCGCGATGTTCGACGACGCCGGCGCCAACGTGAAGGAAGCCCCGCCGTCCGCGCCCGTGCGCGTCATCGGCTGGTCCGGCACGCCGGATTCCGGCACGAAATTCGTCGCGGTGAAGAACGCCCGCGAAGCCGAGAAGATGGCCGAGGACGCCGAGCACCAACTCAAGAAGGAGGCCGTCACCGCCGCCGCCGCACCGAAGGACACGTCGCTCGACGCGCTCTTCGCCAACATCGCTGCGACGCAGGAGAAGGTGCTCAAGGTCGTGCTCAAGTCCGACGTCTACGGCTCCGTCGAGGCGGTCCGCAACGTCCTCGAAGGCATCAAGAGCGCCAAGGTGAAGCTCGACATCGTCGCTTCCGACGTGGGCATCGTCACCAAGAACGACGTGCTCATGGCCAGCGCCGCGAAGGCTGTCATCATCGGTTTCAACACCAAGCAGGAGAACGGCGTCACGCCGCTCGCCAAGCACCACGGCGTCACCATCGAGCACTTCAACATCATCTACGAACTCGGCGACCGGGTGAAGGAGATGATGGCCGATCTGCTCGAGCCCGATCTCAAGGAAAACAAGCTCGGTGTCGCCGAAGTTCGCCAGGTGTTCCCCATCTCGCACGGCTTCGTCGCCGGCTGCCTCGTCACCGAAGGCAAGATCAACCGCAACATCTCCGCCCGCGTCCGCCGCGGCAAGGAGTCGGTCTTCGAGGGCAAGGTCGGCACGCTCCGTCGTTTCAAGGACGACGCGAACGAGGTCCGCGCCGGCCTCGAGTGCGGTATCCGCCTCGACGGCTACGACGGCTACCAGCCCGGCGACAAGATCGAGTGTTTCGAAATCCAGAAGGTGCGCGCGTCGCTCTGA
- the nusA gene encoding transcription termination/antitermination protein NusA: MSSEILSVLEYMEKEKGIPRADMISAIVNAIKTAALKGVNSGQELKIEINPKDGKLKAWAIMKVADSVSDPKTQIHIEKAQVFKAGAVVGDMIEKEIDPSYLGRIAAQTARQAIMQRLRQFEKERIYDDFKDSVGDIVSGTVRRRERNDLYIDLGKAEAIMPGKEQVPGEEYAPGERIRCFLLEIENSSRGPEVILSRATPKFVRRLFELEVTEIADGTVKIEAFAREPGYRTKIAVTSTDPKVDPVGACVGARGARVKSIVRELGGEKIDIIPFHADPKEMLVEALKPAVPREIVLDEKNKRMLVRVANEDLAVAIGRKGQNARLTSRLVGWRLDIEEWKATASDPRAQAISALVGAFGFESSIAERLVANGINSPAAFEGVEANDLVDMGFSAEEAQGVIAKVSGAQA; this comes from the coding sequence ATGAGCAGCGAAATCCTGTCCGTCCTCGAATACATGGAGAAGGAGAAAGGCATCCCCCGTGCCGATATGATCTCCGCCATTGTGAACGCCATTAAAACGGCGGCGCTGAAGGGCGTGAATTCGGGTCAGGAGCTCAAGATCGAGATCAATCCCAAGGACGGAAAACTGAAGGCTTGGGCGATCATGAAGGTGGCGGATTCCGTTTCCGATCCGAAGACGCAGATCCACATCGAGAAGGCCCAGGTGTTCAAGGCCGGCGCCGTCGTCGGCGACATGATCGAGAAGGAAATCGATCCCTCTTATCTCGGCCGCATCGCGGCGCAGACCGCGCGTCAGGCGATCATGCAGCGCCTCCGCCAGTTCGAGAAGGAGCGCATCTACGACGACTTCAAGGACTCCGTCGGCGACATCGTCAGCGGCACCGTGCGCCGTCGCGAGCGCAACGATCTCTACATCGATCTCGGCAAGGCCGAGGCGATCATGCCGGGCAAGGAACAAGTCCCCGGCGAGGAATACGCCCCGGGCGAGCGCATTCGCTGCTTCCTGCTCGAGATCGAGAATTCCAGCCGCGGTCCCGAGGTCATCCTCAGCCGCGCGACGCCGAAATTTGTCCGCCGCCTCTTCGAACTCGAAGTCACCGAGATCGCCGACGGCACCGTGAAGATCGAGGCGTTCGCCCGTGAGCCGGGTTACCGCACCAAGATCGCCGTCACCAGCACCGACCCGAAAGTCGACCCGGTGGGTGCGTGCGTCGGCGCCCGCGGCGCCCGCGTGAAGAGCATCGTGCGCGAACTCGGCGGCGAGAAGATCGACATCATTCCGTTCCACGCCGACCCGAAGGAAATGCTCGTCGAGGCCCTCAAGCCCGCCGTGCCGCGCGAAATCGTCCTCGACGAAAAGAACAAGCGCATGCTCGTGCGCGTCGCGAACGAGGACCTCGCCGTCGCCATCGGCCGCAAGGGCCAGAACGCGCGCCTCACCTCGCGCCTCGTCGGCTGGCGCCTCGACATCGAGGAATGGAAGGCCACCGCTTCCGATCCGCGTGCCCAAGCCATCAGCGCGCTCGTCGGCGCGTTCGGTTTCGAGAGCTCCATCGCCGAGCGCCTCGTCGCCAACGGCATCAACTCGCCCGCCGCCTTCGAAGGCGTCGAAGCGAACGATCTCGTCGACATGGGCTTTTCCGCCGAGGAAGCTCAAGGCGTCATCGCCAAGGTTTCCGGGGCCCAAGCCTGA
- a CDS encoding DUF2851 family protein, translating into MAFPESSVAEMQGLYGPFTMHERVVQKIWLQQDFAATRAQLSDGRTLEIVFPGRWNLLGGPDFIHAQLRIGGREVSGDVEVHFHARDWRAHGHAEDAAYAQVVLHVLLFPPDAGVRPQCRADGTEIPALVLLPLLHRDLEEYTADDALEALTARDEWRRLEELANLPLDVLRARLRELARQRWNAKVATARRRVARLGFDAAAHHTALEILGYRHNRVPMLATAERWGIAEWRGAVDDRVAAALAAVHGWQTHGARPANHPRTRLAQYREWVARAPDWPRRLVAWGEALPVLAFGPDVTTAHARRAGAFPGWREQLSREVVADAVSGPRFDTLACDGFLPLLAAASERPGLDEIWFHWFAGDLPDAVRRGLKSLTVTGTREWPLCHGAAQGLLAWLIAREFRV; encoded by the coding sequence ATGGCTTTCCCCGAATCTTCCGTCGCCGAGATGCAAGGCCTCTACGGGCCGTTCACGATGCACGAGCGCGTCGTGCAGAAAATCTGGTTGCAGCAGGATTTCGCGGCGACGCGCGCACAGCTGAGCGACGGTCGGACGCTCGAGATCGTGTTTCCCGGTCGCTGGAATCTGCTCGGCGGACCGGATTTCATACACGCGCAATTGCGGATCGGCGGCCGCGAGGTCAGCGGGGACGTCGAAGTGCATTTCCACGCGCGCGATTGGCGGGCGCACGGTCACGCGGAGGACGCGGCGTATGCGCAGGTCGTCTTGCACGTGCTCCTGTTTCCGCCGGATGCGGGCGTGCGGCCGCAGTGTCGCGCGGACGGGACGGAGATCCCGGCGCTGGTGTTGTTGCCGCTGTTGCATCGTGACCTTGAGGAATACACCGCGGACGACGCGCTCGAGGCGCTGACGGCGCGCGACGAGTGGCGGCGATTGGAGGAGCTCGCGAATCTGCCGCTCGATGTGTTGCGGGCGCGTCTGCGTGAACTCGCGCGCCAACGTTGGAATGCCAAGGTCGCCACCGCGCGCCGGCGAGTCGCGCGGCTGGGCTTTGATGCGGCGGCGCATCACACGGCGCTGGAGATTCTCGGCTATCGCCACAATCGCGTGCCGATGTTGGCGACGGCGGAGCGTTGGGGCATCGCGGAATGGCGTGGTGCGGTCGACGATCGCGTGGCCGCGGCGCTGGCGGCGGTGCACGGTTGGCAGACGCATGGCGCGCGACCGGCGAATCATCCGCGCACGCGCCTCGCGCAATATCGCGAGTGGGTCGCGCGCGCGCCGGATTGGCCGCGCCGGCTGGTCGCATGGGGCGAGGCGTTGCCGGTGCTGGCGTTCGGCCCGGACGTCACGACCGCGCACGCGCGGCGCGCGGGGGCTTTCCCCGGGTGGCGTGAGCAACTCAGTCGCGAGGTCGTGGCGGACGCGGTGAGCGGACCTCGTTTCGACACGCTGGCATGCGATGGATTCCTGCCCTTGCTGGCGGCCGCCAGTGAGCGTCCGGGATTGGATGAAATCTGGTTTCACTGGTTTGCGGGCGATCTGCCGGATGCGGTCCGACGCGGGCTCAAGAGCTTGACCGTGACCGGCACGCGCGAGTGGCCGCTTTGCCACGGTGCGGCCCAAGGGTTACTGGCTTGGCTGATCGCGCGGGAATTCCGCGTGTAA
- a CDS encoding recombinase family protein produces MSAIQSLPTHVPTTVPVAIYTRVSTANQVGGRFDSCESQAVICREHIAKHAADGWFEVACFSDPAYSGSSMNRPGIRALMRQIEAGEVKVVLIFKLERVLRSTDEWGPFRAFLHKHRCKLVSPTEDLTDESPSGRLKNNLLMSVAEYERLNTAEKIRIKLNEQAKRGYWTGGLVPYGYRYDETLQGLSPEPAEAAVIVRIFEMAARLTGLAQIANTLNDEGIRTRPRYHQRRNGERLNIGQKRFRTDILRRLITRPLYAGKVRMNGKEFPGQHAALVSPELWEQANAAINKRINPPARRFSSRDKHFHVLKGLAHCGCCGRALIPNASGKLDPTGKPYRYYTCGKLHKERGDAACPVRHVAAGPLELAVLGFLGECSRHPEVIEATLESLRSRSQRDRTVVRNQLTELEQQLADNGTQIRNCAKAIAQGGVAALTDALREEAESLQATRQRLIVDRERVQAELSECEQGGHDAERIRHSLARFAELFPQLSQDQQRDLVTLFLIRVEVRPAKPASDQPPGTRSLELRLKLRIERLIEGMEERLVIEQRDMVARAPQRPLSLALDVALGSAGSAVPVRIVTPFPCELGVRRRQPAAPIKPAQHAIHRARAWQRRLDNEPGLKRLQLAKEENLSPASVTQHLKLLLLADEIQAHLLNLTTEREVRRFSLNQLLPLADLPLDEQRRRLDLLKAK; encoded by the coding sequence ATGTCAGCGATTCAGTCCCTGCCTACCCATGTCCCGACCACCGTGCCGGTGGCGATCTACACGCGCGTCTCGACCGCCAATCAGGTCGGCGGGCGCTTCGATTCTTGCGAAAGCCAGGCCGTCATCTGCCGCGAGCACATCGCGAAGCACGCAGCCGACGGCTGGTTCGAGGTCGCATGCTTTTCCGACCCGGCCTACTCGGGCAGTTCGATGAACCGTCCCGGCATCCGAGCGCTCATGCGCCAGATTGAGGCCGGCGAAGTGAAGGTCGTCCTCATCTTCAAACTCGAGCGTGTCCTGCGCAGCACCGACGAATGGGGGCCGTTCCGCGCTTTCCTCCACAAGCACCGCTGCAAGCTCGTAAGCCCGACCGAGGACCTGACCGACGAGTCCCCCTCCGGCCGGCTGAAAAACAACCTCCTCATGAGCGTGGCGGAATACGAGCGACTCAACACGGCTGAGAAGATCCGCATCAAGCTCAACGAGCAGGCCAAACGCGGTTACTGGACCGGTGGCTTGGTGCCCTACGGTTACCGTTACGACGAAACGCTCCAAGGCTTGAGCCCGGAGCCCGCGGAGGCCGCCGTTATCGTGCGCATCTTCGAGATGGCCGCCCGATTGACGGGTCTCGCGCAGATTGCGAACACGCTCAACGACGAGGGCATCCGGACGCGCCCCCGCTACCACCAGCGGCGGAACGGCGAGCGACTGAACATCGGCCAGAAGCGCTTTCGCACCGACATCCTGCGCCGGCTGATCACGCGCCCGCTCTACGCCGGCAAGGTCCGGATGAACGGAAAGGAATTCCCCGGCCAGCATGCCGCGCTCGTCTCGCCGGAGCTTTGGGAGCAGGCGAACGCCGCGATCAACAAGCGGATCAACCCGCCCGCGCGGCGCTTTTCCTCCCGCGACAAACACTTCCATGTTCTCAAGGGACTCGCTCATTGCGGCTGCTGCGGTCGCGCGCTGATCCCCAACGCCAGCGGCAAACTCGATCCGACCGGCAAGCCCTACCGCTACTACACCTGCGGGAAACTGCACAAGGAGCGGGGCGATGCGGCCTGCCCGGTGAGGCATGTCGCCGCGGGTCCGCTGGAATTGGCGGTGCTCGGCTTCCTCGGCGAATGCAGCCGGCACCCGGAGGTGATCGAGGCGACTTTGGAAAGCCTCCGCAGCCGCAGCCAACGCGACCGCACGGTGGTGCGGAATCAACTCACCGAGCTGGAGCAACAACTCGCCGACAACGGCACGCAGATCCGCAATTGCGCGAAAGCCATCGCCCAAGGCGGCGTGGCGGCGTTGACCGACGCTCTGCGCGAGGAAGCCGAGAGCCTGCAAGCCACCCGCCAGCGTCTCATAGTTGATCGTGAGCGCGTTCAGGCCGAACTCTCAGAATGCGAGCAAGGCGGACATGATGCCGAACGCATCCGGCACTCGCTCGCCCGTTTCGCGGAATTGTTTCCCCAACTTTCCCAGGACCAGCAGCGCGACTTGGTGACGCTCTTTCTGATCCGCGTCGAGGTTCGCCCCGCGAAACCGGCTTCCGATCAGCCGCCGGGCACGCGGAGCTTGGAATTGCGACTCAAGCTGCGGATCGAGCGCCTCATCGAAGGCATGGAGGAACGGCTCGTGATCGAGCAACGCGACATGGTGGCGCGTGCTCCGCAGCGCCCGCTTTCCCTCGCTCTCGACGTCGCGCTCGGTTCGGCCGGCAGTGCGGTGCCGGTCCGGATTGTGACGCCCTTCCCCTGTGAACTCGGTGTGCGCCGCCGCCAACCCGCAGCCCCGATCAAGCCGGCGCAGCACGCGATTCACCGGGCGCGCGCTTGGCAGCGCCGACTGGACAACGAACCGGGCCTCAAACGTCTACAATTGGCCAAGGAAGAAAATCTATCCCCGGCCTCGGTCACCCAGCACCTGAAACTCCTTCTGCTCGCCGACGAAATCCAAGCTCACCTGCTCAATCTCACTACAGAGCGCGAAGTGCGGCGCTTCAGTCTCAACCAACTGTTGCCGCTCGCCGATCTCCCCTTGGACGAACAGCGCCGCCGGCTCGATCTGCTCAAAGCCAAATAG